The Amycolatopsis sp. 195334CR genome window below encodes:
- a CDS encoding ATP-binding cassette domain-containing protein — MSTPLIEVEQIGKTYGSVIALREVSTVVNAGEVTCVLGDNGAGKSTLIKILAGAHQHDTGEFRVDGEPVRFTSPREALDRGIATVYQDLAVVPLMSVWRNFFLGSEPTRGFGPIRWLDRKKCGEITRSALGEMGIDLRDVEQPVGTLSGGERQCVAIARAIHFGAKVLILDEPTAALGVKQAGVVLKYVAQARDRGLGVVLITHNPHHAYPVADRFLLLKRGAPLGAYEKSEIDIAELTRQMAGGAELEALEHELRSVEAP, encoded by the coding sequence ATGAGCACTCCCTTGATCGAAGTCGAGCAGATCGGCAAGACCTACGGCAGCGTGATCGCGCTGCGCGAGGTGTCCACGGTGGTCAACGCCGGTGAAGTGACCTGCGTGCTCGGCGACAACGGCGCCGGGAAGTCCACCCTGATCAAGATCCTGGCCGGGGCGCACCAGCACGACACCGGCGAGTTCAGGGTGGACGGTGAGCCGGTGCGGTTCACCTCCCCGCGCGAGGCGCTCGACCGCGGTATCGCCACGGTGTACCAGGACCTGGCCGTGGTGCCGCTGATGAGCGTGTGGCGGAACTTCTTCCTCGGCTCCGAGCCGACCAGGGGCTTCGGTCCGATCCGCTGGCTGGACCGCAAGAAGTGCGGCGAGATCACCCGGTCCGCGCTCGGCGAGATGGGCATCGACCTGCGGGACGTGGAGCAGCCGGTGGGCACGCTCTCCGGTGGTGAACGGCAGTGCGTGGCGATCGCGCGCGCGATCCACTTCGGTGCGAAGGTGCTCATCCTGGACGAGCCGACCGCCGCGCTCGGCGTGAAGCAGGCCGGGGTGGTGCTCAAGTACGTGGCGCAGGCCCGCGACCGCGGGCTCGGCGTCGTGCTGATCACGCACAACCCGCACCACGCCTACCCGGTGGCGGACCGGTTCCTCCTGCTCAAACGCGGTGCCCCGCTCGGTGCGTACGAGAAGTCGGAGATCGACATCGCCGAGCTGACCCGCCAGATGGCCGGTGGCGCGGAACTCGAGGCCCTGGAGCACGAACTGCGGTCGGTGGAGGCACCTTGA
- the iolC gene encoding 5-dehydro-2-deoxygluconokinase — MSLDALTVGRVGVDLYPEQSGVPLAGVRSFAKSLGGTATNVAVAAARLGRRTAVLTKVGPDGFGDYVREALTGFGVSPEHVGTAEDLQTPVVFCALDPPEDPPLLFYRSPIAPDLTLGEADVPWDVVDEVPLLWVTGTGVCTEPARGTQRELLRRRARRGHTVLDLDYRPMFWPDVATARAEIGWMLDHVTVAVGNRAEAEVAVGTADPDEAARRMLDRGVRLAVIKKGADGVLVATPDGSWTVSPQRVEVVCGLGAGDGFGGALIHGLLSGWEPVRIATYANAAGALVASRLACADAMPTAAEIEEVL; from the coding sequence TTGAGCCTGGACGCGTTAACCGTCGGCCGGGTCGGGGTCGACCTGTACCCCGAGCAGAGCGGGGTGCCGCTGGCCGGGGTGCGCAGTTTCGCCAAGTCGCTCGGCGGCACCGCGACCAACGTCGCGGTCGCCGCCGCGCGGCTCGGCCGGCGGACCGCGGTGCTGACCAAGGTCGGGCCGGACGGTTTCGGCGACTACGTGCGCGAGGCGCTGACCGGGTTCGGGGTGTCGCCGGAGCACGTCGGCACGGCCGAGGACCTGCAGACGCCGGTGGTGTTCTGCGCGCTGGACCCGCCGGAGGACCCGCCGCTGCTGTTCTACCGCTCCCCCATCGCGCCCGACCTGACCCTCGGCGAAGCGGACGTGCCGTGGGACGTGGTCGACGAGGTGCCGCTGCTGTGGGTCACCGGGACGGGCGTGTGCACCGAACCGGCGCGCGGGACCCAGCGCGAGCTCCTGCGGCGGCGGGCGCGGCGCGGGCACACCGTGCTGGACCTGGACTACCGGCCGATGTTCTGGCCGGACGTGGCGACCGCGCGGGCGGAGATCGGCTGGATGCTCGACCACGTGACGGTCGCGGTCGGCAACCGGGCCGAGGCGGAGGTCGCCGTCGGCACCGCCGATCCGGACGAGGCCGCGCGGCGCATGCTCGACCGCGGCGTGCGGCTGGCGGTGATCAAGAAGGGCGCCGACGGCGTGCTGGTGGCCACGCCGGACGGGTCGTGGACGGTGTCCCCGCAGCGGGTCGAGGTGGTCTGCGGGCTCGGCGCCGGGGACGGGTTCGGCGGCGCGCTGATCCACGGCCTGCTGTCCGGCTGGGAGCCGGTGCGCATCGCCACCTACGCCAACGCGGCGGGCGCGCTGGTCGCCTCCCGGCTGGCCTGCGCCGACGCCATGCCCACGGCGGCGGAGATCGAGGAGGTCCTGTGA
- a CDS encoding aldolase yields the protein MTLSDERWHELLRLRATDPGAVNRAYAARRRREQLLGPNGTLFLVAADHPARGALGVGGDETAMADRRTLLDRLLVALENPAVDGILGTPDVVEELLLLDALHDKVVIGSMNRGGLAGADWEIDDRFTAYTARSIADFRLDGGKMLLRLVDSDPGTVPTLQSSADAVTELASYGLMAMVEPLPYHRDGAGKLVLRRDSASLARAVTVASGLGVTSAHTWLKLPAPEDSLVLDATTLPVVVLGGVPSGDPAADLASWGAALRHDVVRGLVVGRSLLYPPDGDVGAAVAAAAEILEKTQ from the coding sequence GTGACGCTGTCCGACGAACGCTGGCACGAGCTGCTGCGCCTGCGGGCCACCGATCCCGGTGCGGTCAACCGCGCCTACGCCGCACGACGGCGCCGGGAACAGCTGCTCGGTCCGAACGGGACGCTGTTCCTGGTCGCCGCCGACCACCCGGCGCGCGGGGCGCTCGGCGTCGGCGGGGACGAGACCGCGATGGCCGACCGGCGCACGCTGCTCGACCGGCTGCTGGTCGCGCTGGAGAACCCGGCGGTCGACGGCATTCTCGGCACGCCGGACGTGGTCGAGGAACTGCTCCTGCTGGACGCGCTGCACGACAAGGTGGTGATCGGCTCGATGAACCGCGGCGGGCTGGCCGGCGCGGACTGGGAGATCGACGACCGGTTCACCGCCTACACCGCCCGCTCGATCGCGGACTTCCGGCTGGACGGCGGCAAGATGCTGCTGCGGCTGGTCGATTCCGATCCGGGCACCGTGCCGACCCTCCAGTCCAGCGCGGACGCGGTGACCGAGCTGGCGAGCTACGGCCTGATGGCCATGGTCGAACCGCTCCCCTACCACCGGGACGGCGCCGGAAAGCTGGTGCTGCGGCGGGATTCGGCTTCGCTGGCCCGGGCGGTGACCGTGGCTTCCGGGCTCGGCGTCACCTCGGCGCACACCTGGCTGAAGCTCCCCGCGCCGGAGGACTCCCTGGTGCTGGACGCGACCACGCTGCCGGTGGTCGTGCTCGGCGGGGTGCCCTCCGGTGATCCGGCCGCCGACCTGGCTTCGTGGGGTGCGGCCCTGCGCCACGACGTGGTGCGCGGCCTGGTGGTGGGCCGGTCCCTGCTCTACCCGCCGGACGGTGACGTGGGTGCCGCCGTGGCCGCGGCGGCCGAGATCCTGGAGAAGACCCAGTGA
- the iolB gene encoding 5-deoxy-glucuronate isomerase — MKAQSELHRPDGTLADGDDPIRLTPEDAGWTYTGLRVLRLAAGATRVVETGEFEAFVLPLSGGCSLEVDGERFTLDGRDSVFTRVTDFAYVPRDASVNLSTVDGCELALPMAKCTRRLTPKYGPAPEVPVEVRGAGQATRQVTNFGVPGVWDHADKLNACELITPDGNWSSYPPHKHDEATDCEVVNEEIYYFRISGDGGFGLHRTYTADGSLDEDVAVRDGDVFLIPRGYHGPCVAAPGYPMYYLNVLAGPADERSMAFCDDPAHTWIRDTWAGQALDPRCPVTSAEGPVR; from the coding sequence GTGAAGGCACAGAGCGAACTGCACCGCCCCGACGGCACGCTGGCCGACGGCGACGACCCGATCCGCCTCACCCCGGAGGACGCGGGCTGGACCTACACCGGGCTGCGCGTGCTGCGGCTCGCCGCGGGTGCCACACGGGTGGTCGAGACCGGCGAGTTCGAGGCCTTCGTGCTGCCGTTGTCGGGTGGCTGTTCGCTCGAAGTGGACGGTGAACGGTTCACCTTGGACGGCCGCGACTCGGTGTTCACCAGGGTTACGGACTTCGCTTACGTGCCAAGGGACGCCTCAGTGAATTTGTCCACTGTGGACGGCTGCGAACTGGCGCTGCCGATGGCGAAGTGCACCCGGCGGCTCACGCCGAAGTACGGCCCGGCCCCGGAGGTGCCGGTCGAGGTCCGCGGGGCCGGTCAGGCCACCCGGCAGGTGACCAACTTCGGGGTGCCGGGCGTCTGGGACCACGCCGACAAGCTGAACGCCTGCGAGCTGATCACGCCCGACGGCAACTGGTCCTCCTACCCACCGCACAAGCACGACGAGGCCACCGACTGCGAGGTGGTCAACGAGGAGATCTACTACTTCCGGATCAGCGGGGACGGCGGTTTCGGCCTGCACCGGACCTACACCGCGGACGGCTCGCTCGACGAGGACGTGGCGGTGCGCGACGGCGACGTCTTCCTGATCCCGCGTGGTTACCACGGTCCGTGCGTGGCGGCGCCGGGTTACCCGATGTACTACCTCAACGTGCTGGCCGGGCCCGCCGACGAACGCTCGATGGCCTTCTGCGACGACCCGGCGCACACCTGGATCCGGGACACCTGGGCCGGGCAGGCGCTCGACCCGCGCTGCCCGGTCACCTCGGCGGAAGGACCGGTGCGATGA
- the iolD gene encoding 3D-(3,5/4)-trihydroxycyclohexane-1,2-dione acylhydrolase (decyclizing), whose amino-acid sequence MKLTTSEALVRWLLAQRSETLAGAEVPLFPGVFAIFGHGNVLGLGTALSRFRDELPVWRGHTEQGMALAATGFAKATDRRQVGVVTSSIGPGALNMVTAAGVAHANRLPLLLLPGDTFVSRAPDPVLQQIEPFGDATATVNDAFRAVSRYFDRITRPEQLVSTLPQVARVLTDPADAGPVTLALPQDVQAEVFDFPDSLFETVVHRVPRPRPDTRELAAAVAALRASERPLLVLGGGVRYSGAASRALHFASRHGIPVVETTAGRTLVPHDHPLHGGPLGVTGSSSANALAAEADLVLAVGTRLQDFTTASWTVFGPDVKLVTLNAARFDAVKHGALAVVGDADVALAELDLGEWQADPSWTGRAASERARWDSHVSSLRSASGDPTYAQVVGVVNDLSAPDDYVMTASGGMPGELIGGWRGGGSGSASMDVEYGFSCMGYELAGAWGAAMALPDRVVTTLLGDGSYLMLNSELYSAAFAGHPFVAVVCDNDGYAVIARLQEGQGGEPFNNQYANCRTVHAEPPRVDFAAHAESLGCVVFPASSVAELRTAYAQAREAAVSSRRPAVVVIRTRPDAWTESGAWWEVGVPESLSGRPDYESGKSRQLRHTARP is encoded by the coding sequence ATGAAGCTGACCACGTCCGAGGCGCTCGTCCGCTGGCTGCTCGCGCAGCGGTCGGAAACCCTCGCCGGTGCCGAAGTCCCGTTGTTCCCCGGGGTTTTCGCCATCTTCGGGCACGGCAACGTGCTCGGACTCGGGACCGCGCTGAGCCGGTTCCGCGACGAGCTGCCGGTCTGGCGCGGGCACACCGAGCAGGGCATGGCGCTGGCCGCCACCGGGTTCGCCAAGGCCACCGACCGCCGCCAGGTCGGCGTGGTGACCTCGTCGATCGGGCCGGGCGCGCTGAACATGGTGACCGCGGCCGGGGTGGCGCACGCGAACCGGCTGCCGCTGCTCCTGCTGCCCGGTGACACCTTCGTCAGCCGGGCGCCGGATCCGGTGCTCCAGCAGATCGAGCCCTTCGGCGACGCGACGGCCACGGTGAACGACGCCTTCCGCGCGGTCAGCCGGTACTTCGACCGGATCACCCGGCCCGAGCAGCTGGTTTCCACGCTGCCGCAGGTCGCGCGGGTGCTGACCGATCCGGCCGACGCCGGGCCGGTGACCCTGGCGCTGCCGCAGGACGTGCAGGCCGAGGTGTTCGACTTCCCGGATTCGCTGTTCGAGACCGTGGTGCACCGGGTTCCGCGACCGCGGCCCGACACGCGGGAACTGGCCGCCGCGGTGGCGGCCCTGCGTGCTTCCGAGCGTCCGCTGCTGGTGCTCGGCGGTGGGGTCCGGTACTCGGGTGCCGCGTCGCGGGCGCTGCATTTCGCTTCACGGCACGGCATTCCGGTGGTCGAGACCACCGCCGGCCGGACGCTGGTGCCGCACGACCACCCGCTGCACGGCGGTCCGCTCGGGGTCACGGGCTCGTCCTCGGCGAACGCGCTGGCCGCCGAAGCCGACCTCGTTCTTGCCGTCGGCACGCGCTTGCAGGACTTCACCACGGCGTCGTGGACGGTCTTCGGTCCCGACGTGAAGCTGGTGACCTTGAACGCCGCGCGGTTCGACGCGGTGAAGCACGGTGCGCTGGCCGTGGTCGGGGACGCCGACGTCGCGCTGGCGGAACTGGACCTCGGGGAGTGGCAGGCCGATCCATCGTGGACCGGACGGGCGGCTTCGGAACGCGCCCGCTGGGACTCGCACGTCTCCTCGCTGCGCTCGGCTTCCGGTGATCCGACGTACGCGCAGGTCGTCGGCGTGGTGAACGACCTTTCCGCGCCGGACGACTACGTGATGACCGCTTCCGGTGGCATGCCGGGGGAACTCATCGGCGGCTGGCGCGGCGGCGGCTCCGGTTCGGCGAGCATGGACGTGGAGTACGGCTTCTCGTGCATGGGCTACGAACTGGCCGGGGCGTGGGGTGCCGCGATGGCGTTGCCGGACCGGGTGGTGACCACCCTGCTCGGCGACGGCTCGTACCTGATGCTGAACTCGGAGCTGTACTCGGCGGCGTTCGCCGGCCACCCGTTCGTGGCGGTCGTCTGCGACAACGACGGTTACGCGGTGATCGCGCGCCTGCAGGAGGGCCAGGGCGGGGAGCCGTTCAACAACCAGTACGCGAACTGCCGGACCGTGCACGCGGAGCCGCCGCGGGTCGACTTCGCGGCACACGCGGAGTCGCTGGGGTGCGTGGTCTTCCCGGCTTCTTCGGTGGCGGAACTGCGCACGGCCTACGCACAGGCGCGGGAGGCGGCCGTGAGTTCGCGGCGCCCGGCGGTCGTGGTGATCCGGACGCGGCCGGACGCGTGGACCGAGTCGGGTGCCTGGTGGGAGGTCGGTGTGCCGGAGTCGCTGTCCGGACGGCCTGACTACGAATCGGGCAAATCGCGCCAACTGCGCCACACCGCACGCCCCTGA
- a CDS encoding glycosyltransferase 87 family protein codes for MLAKSGLLRYWWAVLLGGAVAAILLIRLIIGDSHSDLEVYRFGVDALWSGRDLYGALPLADANVPLPFIYPPFAAIVLTPLAAVPLGWAVVLLFAVNLLCLGVTLFAVVRSLWPSWRGALVVAGLATPAALLLEPVRSTFGYGQVNLLLMGLVAADCLLFRGRYRGLGIGLAAAVKLTPMAFVLFFLVRRDFRATLTAFGTFGVASGLGFLLAPEASAHYWFHGLGGASGMGGTSFHTNQTVQAVLTRFGVDSTALWVVVAAVLLALVVLAMHRVEAAPALLLNAAFALLISPTSWSHHWVWIAPGLVLVLAYGLRSWPWPGLAWFGLAGALGALFVFAPFRYYPAFDRPGLEWTAAQQWLGNGYVAVGLLTVLAAAAVQGRAVWRSWRDLPDS; via the coding sequence ATGCTCGCGAAGTCCGGTCTGCTCCGGTACTGGTGGGCCGTCCTGCTCGGCGGCGCGGTCGCGGCGATCCTGCTGATCCGGCTGATCATCGGCGACTCGCACAGCGACCTGGAGGTCTACCGCTTCGGCGTGGACGCGCTCTGGAGCGGCCGCGACCTCTACGGCGCGCTCCCGCTCGCCGACGCGAACGTCCCGCTGCCGTTCATCTACCCGCCCTTCGCCGCGATCGTGCTCACCCCGCTCGCCGCGGTGCCGCTGGGCTGGGCGGTGGTGCTGCTGTTCGCGGTGAACCTGCTCTGCCTCGGGGTGACGTTGTTCGCCGTGGTGCGGTCGCTGTGGCCGTCGTGGCGGGGCGCGCTCGTGGTGGCCGGGCTGGCCACGCCCGCGGCACTGCTGCTGGAGCCGGTGCGCTCGACCTTCGGCTACGGCCAGGTCAACCTCCTGCTGATGGGCCTGGTCGCGGCCGACTGCCTGCTGTTCCGCGGCCGGTACCGCGGCCTCGGCATCGGCCTCGCGGCGGCGGTGAAGCTGACGCCGATGGCCTTCGTGCTGTTCTTCCTGGTGCGCCGTGATTTCCGGGCCACGCTGACCGCCTTCGGCACGTTCGGGGTGGCCAGCGGGCTGGGCTTCCTGCTGGCGCCGGAAGCGTCGGCGCACTACTGGTTCCACGGCCTCGGCGGCGCGTCCGGCATGGGCGGGACCTCCTTCCACACGAACCAGACCGTGCAGGCGGTGCTGACCCGGTTCGGGGTGGACTCGACCGCGCTGTGGGTCGTGGTCGCCGCGGTGCTGCTGGCGCTGGTCGTGCTGGCGATGCACCGGGTGGAGGCGGCACCGGCGTTGTTGCTGAACGCGGCCTTCGCGCTGCTCATCTCGCCGACTTCCTGGTCGCACCACTGGGTGTGGATCGCGCCGGGCCTGGTGCTGGTGCTCGCGTACGGCCTGCGTTCCTGGCCGTGGCCGGGGCTCGCCTGGTTCGGCTTGGCCGGTGCGCTGGGCGCGCTGTTCGTCTTCGCGCCCTTCCGGTACTACCCGGCCTTCGACCGGCCGGGGCTGGAATGGACCGCTGCCCAGCAGTGGCTGGGGAACGGTTATGTCGCCGTCGGCCTGCTGACCGTGCTCGCCGCCGCCGCGGTTCAGGGGCGTGCGGTGTGGCGCAGTTGGCGCGATTTGCCCGATTCGTAG
- a CDS encoding YciI family protein, which produces MRYLLMIGGEDSAGAEQLKDCGGWSERMERRGVLRGGVGLRPKEEAVTVRVRGDEVLRSDGPFAETKEQIGGFSVIECADLDEAVEIAADHPVAKLGLIEIRPIVESSD; this is translated from the coding sequence ATGCGGTACCTGCTGATGATCGGCGGCGAGGACAGTGCCGGGGCGGAGCAGCTCAAGGACTGCGGTGGCTGGTCCGAGCGGATGGAACGCCGGGGCGTGCTCCGCGGCGGGGTCGGCCTCCGGCCGAAGGAGGAGGCCGTCACCGTGCGCGTGCGCGGGGACGAGGTGCTGCGCTCGGACGGCCCGTTCGCCGAGACCAAGGAGCAGATCGGCGGGTTCAGCGTGATCGAATGCGCCGACCTGGACGAGGCGGTGGAGATCGCCGCCGACCACCCGGTGGCCAAGCTGGGGCTGATCGAGATCAGGCCGATCGTCGAGTCGTCGGACTGA